GCCCGCGAGGGCGACCTGTGCACGCTGCTGCCTGCGCCGCCCCTTGCGTTCCAGGTGGTTGAGCAGGCCCGGCTCCGGTGCGGGCGCACGACTGGCCGCGGCCTCGAGACTGCGAACGAGTTGGTTCTCCACCTGCCGTGTCATCGCAGCTTTCCTTCCTTCGTACCGGCATCGACCAGATCGGCGGGCCCAGTGACCCGGGTCCGCAGTTTGTCCAGAGCCCGGGCCGCCTGACTGCGGACCGTTCCGCGGGAGATGTTGAGGACGTCCGCGATCTCCTCGTCGGTGAGGCATTCGTAGTAACGCAGTACGACCACCGCACGCTGGCGTCGCGGCAGCGCGCTCAGCGCCTCCCACATGGCGTCGCGAAGCTCGGCCTTCTCGTGGGAGTTGTCGACGTACGCCTGTTCGGGCGTGGCGGCGACGAGCTTCTCGCGCCGCATTCGCCGCCAGATGCTGACGTGCAGGCGGGCCATCGTCGTGCGTACGAACAACTCGGGCTCACGTTTGTTGTGGACCCGTGGCCATGCCGTACGCAGCCGTAGGAGCGCCTCCTGCATCAGGTCGGCGGCGTCGTGCGGGTTCCCCGTGAGCACGTATCCGTAGCGGAGCAACGCCTGGGCGCGGTTCGCCACGAACAGCTCGTAGCTCCCGATCTCCTCATCCACCGTGCCTCCTCCAGTTCTCTACGCCCGAGACGCCGGAGTACGCCGAACTGTTGCACGTGTGCCGCATCGGTGTGCGGGCTACAGCAGGGAGTGCCGGTGCAGGGTGAGGCCCGGGGGAGCGAGGTCGTCGAGGTCGGTCGCGGTGAGCACCTGGCGAGGGGTGTACCACTCCTGCCCCGGCTTGTGCAGCACCCAGCCGCCGCCGAGG
This Actinopolymorpha cephalotaxi DNA region includes the following protein-coding sequences:
- a CDS encoding SigE family RNA polymerase sigma factor, producing MDEEIGSYELFVANRAQALLRYGYVLTGNPHDAADLMQEALLRLRTAWPRVHNKREPELFVRTTMARLHVSIWRRMRREKLVAATPEQAYVDNSHEKAELRDAMWEALSALPRRQRAVVVLRYYECLTDEEIADVLNISRGTVRSQAARALDKLRTRVTGPADLVDAGTKEGKLR